A region from the Pseudomonas cucumis genome encodes:
- a CDS encoding NUDIX hydrolase, translating into MFPVSIKGVLQSPEGLVVLMLNEREEWELPGGRIELGETAPQCLAREIVEELDVEVAVGEPLDSYLFEVIPGKHVFIATYRCQLLGGFVPTISHEHKEIGLFDPAQLPANLPKGYRDSIGKALGL; encoded by the coding sequence ATGTTTCCGGTTTCAATCAAAGGCGTCCTGCAATCCCCTGAGGGCCTGGTCGTACTGATGCTCAACGAGCGCGAAGAGTGGGAGTTGCCCGGCGGACGGATCGAGTTGGGCGAGACAGCACCGCAGTGCCTGGCGCGAGAAATCGTCGAAGAGCTGGACGTCGAAGTGGCTGTGGGTGAGCCGTTGGATTCATACTTGTTCGAGGTGATCCCCGGCAAACACGTGTTCATTGCCACCTACCGCTGCCAGTTGCTGGGCGGTTTTGTACCGACGATCAGTCATGAGCACAAGGAAATCGGCCTGTTCGATCCGGCGCAATTGCCGGCCAACTTGCCCAAGGGCTATCGCGATTCGATTGGTAAAGCGCTGGGGCTGTGA
- the nadE gene encoding ammonia-dependent NAD(+) synthetase, whose product MQAVQREIAEQLKVQPPFADQLALEAEVARRITFIQDCLVNAGLKTLVLGISGGVDSLTAGLLAQRAMRELRERTGDASYKFIAVRLPYGVQFDEHDAQASVDFIAPDERHTVNIAPAVKSLASEVAAFEGKEAVAKDFVLGNTKARMRMVAQYTIAGAAHGLVIGTDHAAEAVMGFFTKFGDGACDLAPLSGLVKNQVRAIARSFGAPESLVEKIPTADLEDLSPGKPDEASHGVTYAEIDAFLHGEPVREEAFKIICDTYKKTHHKRVMPFAP is encoded by the coding sequence ATGCAAGCCGTACAGCGTGAGATTGCTGAACAGCTCAAGGTCCAACCGCCCTTCGCGGATCAACTCGCCCTCGAGGCTGAAGTTGCCCGGCGGATTACCTTCATTCAGGACTGCCTGGTCAATGCCGGGCTCAAGACGCTGGTGCTGGGCATCAGTGGCGGTGTCGACTCCCTGACCGCCGGCCTGCTGGCCCAGCGCGCCATGCGTGAACTGCGCGAGCGCACTGGTGATGCCAGTTACAAGTTCATCGCCGTGCGCCTGCCTTATGGCGTCCAGTTCGACGAACATGATGCCCAGGCCTCAGTGGATTTCATTGCCCCCGATGAGCGCCACACTGTAAACATCGCCCCGGCGGTCAAATCCCTGGCCAGCGAAGTGGCGGCCTTCGAGGGTAAGGAGGCGGTGGCGAAGGATTTCGTGTTGGGCAACACCAAGGCGCGGATGCGCATGGTTGCGCAATACACCATCGCTGGCGCGGCTCACGGCCTGGTGATCGGCACCGATCACGCGGCAGAAGCGGTGATGGGCTTCTTCACCAAATTCGGTGACGGCGCCTGCGACCTCGCACCGCTGAGCGGCCTGGTGAAAAATCAGGTCCGGGCGATTGCCCGCAGCTTCGGCGCGCCGGAGTCGCTGGTGGAAAAAATCCCGACCGCCGACCTCGAAGACCTGTCGCCGGGCAAACCGGACGAAGCGTCCCACGGCGTGACCTATGCCGAGATCGATGCTTTCCTGCACGGTGAGCCTGTGCGTGAGGAAGCGTTCAAGATCATCTGCGATACGTACAAGAAGACCCATCACAAGCGAGTGATGCCGTTCGCGCCATAA
- a CDS encoding LOG family protein, with product MSLASVCVFCGASTGTNPAYREAAVALGRALAERKLTLVYGGGAVGLMGIVADAALAAGGEVIGIIPQSLKDKEIGHSGLTRLEVVDGMHARKARMAELSDAFIALPGGLGTLEELFEVWTWGQLGYHGKPLGLLEVNGFYNKLTSFLDHIVGEGFVREAHRDMLQMSESPKTLLDALDAWQPSVPPKWTEQKPS from the coding sequence ATGTCTTTAGCATCCGTTTGCGTATTTTGCGGTGCCAGCACCGGCACCAACCCGGCTTATCGTGAAGCGGCTGTCGCCTTGGGGCGAGCATTGGCCGAGCGCAAGCTGACTCTGGTCTATGGCGGCGGCGCCGTCGGGCTGATGGGGATTGTGGCCGACGCCGCGCTGGCGGCCGGCGGTGAAGTGATCGGGATCATCCCGCAGAGCCTCAAGGACAAGGAAATCGGCCACAGCGGCCTGACACGCCTGGAAGTGGTCGATGGCATGCATGCGCGCAAGGCGCGAATGGCCGAGCTTAGCGATGCCTTCATCGCGCTGCCCGGCGGCCTGGGCACGCTGGAAGAGCTGTTCGAAGTCTGGACCTGGGGCCAGCTCGGCTATCACGGAAAACCGCTGGGTTTGCTGGAAGTGAACGGTTTCTACAACAAGTTGACGTCTTTTCTTGATCATATCGTCGGCGAAGGCTTCGTTCGCGAAGCGCACCGTGACATGCTGCAAATGAGCGAATCGCCGAAAACCCTGCTCGACGCACTGGACGCCTGGCAACCCTCGGTACCGCCAAAATGGACCGAGCAAAAACCCAGCTAA
- the azu gene encoding azurin produces the protein MFAKLVAVSLLTLASSQLMAAECKTTIDSTDQMSFNTKAIEIDKSCKTFTVELTHSGSLPKNVMGHNWVLSKEADMQPIATDGLAAGIDKNYLKDGDARVIAHTKVIGAKETDSVTFDVSKLDAAEKYGFFCSFPGHISMMKGTVTLK, from the coding sequence ATGTTTGCCAAACTTGTTGCGGTATCCCTGCTGACACTGGCCAGCAGCCAATTGATGGCTGCGGAATGCAAAACGACCATCGACTCCACCGATCAGATGTCTTTCAACACCAAGGCCATCGAGATCGACAAAAGCTGCAAAACCTTCACCGTTGAACTGACTCACTCCGGCAGCTTGCCGAAAAACGTCATGGGCCATAACTGGGTGCTGAGTAAAGAAGCGGACATGCAGCCAATCGCCACCGACGGCCTGGCCGCTGGCATCGACAAGAACTACCTGAAAGACGGCGATGCCCGCGTTATCGCTCACACCAAAGTCATCGGTGCGAAGGAAACCGACTCGGTGACTTTCGATGTGTCGAAGCTCGATGCTGCTGAAAAGTACGGTTTCTTCTGCTCGTTCCCGGGCCATATCTCGATGATGAAAGGCACTGTGACTCTGAAGTAA
- the pncB gene encoding nicotinate phosphoribosyltransferase encodes MSESVFADRIVQNLLDTDFYKLTMMQAVLHNYPNVEVEWEFRCRNSEDLRPYLAEIRFQIERLAELSLSADQLSFLERISFLKPDFLRFLGLFRFNLRYIHTGIENGELFIRLRGPWLHVILFEVPLLAMVSEVRNRYRYREVVLEQAREQLYRKFDWLTANASADELSELQVADFGTRRRFSYRVQEEVVNVLKHDFPGRFVGTSNVHLSRELDMKPLGTMAHEWIMAHQQLGPRLIDSQIAALDCWVREYRGLLGIALTDCITSDAFLNDFDLFFAKLFDGLRHDSGDPVQWAEKAIAHYHKLGIDPMSKTLVFSDSLTLPKSLEIFRALRGRINVSFGIGTNLTCDIPGVEPMSIVLKMTACNGQPVAKISDEPGKTHCKDPNFVAYLRHVFQVPAAISSPSSKE; translated from the coding sequence ATGAGCGAGAGTGTGTTTGCCGATCGCATCGTGCAGAACCTGCTCGACACCGACTTCTACAAACTGACGATGATGCAGGCGGTGCTGCACAACTACCCGAACGTGGAAGTCGAATGGGAGTTTCGTTGCCGTAACAGTGAGGATCTGCGCCCGTACCTGGCGGAGATCCGCTTCCAGATCGAGCGTCTGGCCGAGTTGAGCCTGAGTGCCGATCAGTTGAGCTTTCTGGAGCGCATCAGCTTTCTGAAACCGGATTTCCTGCGTTTCCTCGGGCTGTTCCGCTTCAACCTGCGCTATATCCACACTGGTATTGAAAACGGCGAGTTGTTCATCCGCCTGCGCGGGCCGTGGCTGCACGTGATCCTGTTCGAAGTGCCGCTGCTGGCCATGGTCAGCGAAGTACGCAACCGCTATCGCTACCGGGAAGTCGTTCTGGAACAGGCCCGCGAGCAGCTCTATCGCAAATTCGACTGGCTGACCGCCAATGCCAGCGCGGACGAATTGTCCGAGTTGCAGGTAGCCGATTTCGGCACTCGCCGTCGCTTCTCGTACCGTGTCCAGGAAGAAGTGGTGAACGTGCTCAAGCATGACTTCCCCGGTCGCTTCGTCGGCACCAGCAACGTGCACCTGTCCCGGGAGCTGGACATGAAACCGCTGGGCACCATGGCCCACGAATGGATCATGGCTCACCAGCAACTTGGTCCACGGCTGATCGACAGCCAGATTGCCGCCCTCGACTGTTGGGTCCGCGAATACCGGGGTTTGCTGGGAATCGCCCTGACCGACTGCATCACCTCCGATGCCTTCCTCAACGATTTCGACCTGTTCTTTGCCAAGCTCTTCGACGGCTTGCGCCACGATTCCGGTGACCCGGTGCAGTGGGCGGAAAAAGCCATCGCCCACTATCACAAGCTTGGCATCGACCCGATGAGCAAGACCCTGGTGTTTTCCGACAGCCTGACCCTACCCAAATCTCTGGAGATTTTTCGGGCATTGCGCGGTCGGATCAATGTGAGCTTCGGTATCGGCACCAACCTGACGTGCGATATTCCGGGTGTCGAACCAATGAGCATCGTGCTTAAAATGACGGCCTGCAACGGCCAGCCGGTGGCCAAGATTTCTGATGAGCCTGGCAAGACTCACTGCAAAGACCCGAATTTCGTCGCCTATTTGCGACATGTTTTCCAAGTACCTGCCGCCATTTCCAGCCCATCTAGCAAGGAGTGA
- a CDS encoding transglutaminase family protein, with protein MSAHYQIFHDTHYHYDSPVSLAQQLAHLWPRTCAWQRCTEQQLQISPEPTSRRDELDVFGNPLTRLAFERPHDELLVNARLTVEVLARPPLDFNQSPAWENTRNALTYSSQPLSPELLEACRYRFESPYVHLKRSFVEFSESCFPPGRPLLLGVQALMEKIFSEFTFDAEATQVATPLVEVLERRRGVCQDFAHLMLACLRSRGLAARYISGYLLTQPPPGQPRLIGADASHAWVSVFCPVLGWVDFDPTNNVQPALEHITLAWGRDFSDVSPLRGVILGGGSHDPEVRVTVMPLE; from the coding sequence ATGAGTGCCCATTACCAGATTTTCCACGATACCCATTATCACTATGACAGCCCGGTGTCCCTGGCTCAGCAGCTGGCGCATCTGTGGCCACGGACCTGTGCCTGGCAGCGCTGCACCGAGCAACAATTGCAGATCAGTCCCGAGCCGACTTCACGCCGGGATGAGCTGGATGTGTTCGGCAATCCGCTGACCCGGTTGGCGTTCGAGCGGCCTCACGATGAATTGTTGGTCAATGCCCGGCTCACCGTCGAAGTGCTGGCCCGGCCGCCGCTGGACTTCAATCAATCGCCGGCCTGGGAAAATACTCGCAACGCGCTGACCTACAGCAGTCAGCCACTTTCACCTGAGTTGCTGGAAGCCTGCCGTTACCGGTTCGAATCGCCCTATGTGCATTTGAAGCGCAGCTTCGTCGAGTTTTCCGAAAGTTGCTTCCCTCCTGGGCGGCCATTGCTGCTGGGGGTTCAGGCGTTGATGGAGAAGATCTTCAGCGAATTCACTTTCGACGCCGAAGCGACTCAAGTGGCGACGCCGCTGGTGGAAGTGCTGGAGCGGCGGCGTGGGGTTTGCCAGGACTTTGCCCATCTGATGCTCGCTTGCCTGCGTTCGCGCGGGTTGGCGGCGCGGTACATCAGCGGTTATCTGCTGACCCAGCCACCGCCGGGCCAGCCGCGGCTGATCGGCGCCGATGCGTCGCATGCCTGGGTGTCGGTGTTTTGCCCGGTGCTGGGGTGGGTGGATTTTGACCCGACCAACAATGTGCAACCGGCGCTGGAGCACATTACCCTGGCCTGGGGCCGGGATTTTTCCGATGTGTCGCCATTGCGCGGGGTGATTCTGGGCGGTGGCAGTCATGACCCGGAGGTTCGGGTTACCGTGATGCCATTGGAGTAG
- a CDS encoding circularly permuted type 2 ATP-grasp protein — MPDLLDRYPLTAGTYHELLDDSGAVRPHWRRLFDQLQRSTPTQLVQRQALLTRQIQENGVTYNVYADPKGADRPWELDLLPHVIAADEWQQLSVGIAQRARLLNAVLADLYGPQRLIAEGLLPAELVFGHNNFLWPCQGIAPPDGAFLHLYAVDLARTPDGRWWVTADRTQAPSGAGYALENRTIVSRAFPELYRDLKVRHLAGFFRTLQETLARQAPSDDEAPLVVLLTPGRFNESYFEHLYLARQLGYPLVEGGDLTVRNATVYLKTLSGLRRVHAIMRRLDDDFCDPLELRTDSALGVPGLLEAVRQGRVLVANALGSGVLESPGLLGFLPKINQYLFGEELILPSIATWWCGEAPVLAQALEKLPELLIKPAFPSQSFAPVFGRDLSEKQRQALAERMQARPYAYVAQELAQLSQAPIWQAEGGQLQPRAIGMRVYAVASREGYRVLPGGLTRVAAEADAEAVSMQRGGASKDTWVLGDRPPSGEQWRAQRNIGVHDLVRRDPYLPSRVVENLFWFGRYCERCDDSARLLRIMLARYVDGDDPQALEAAVDLGERLNLLPEEGELPERLLAALLGDDWPFSLRSNLQRLQWAASQVRGKLSRENWQALVELQREAMELETEEPDFGELLDFLNRLVMSLAALSGFALDDMTRDEGWRFLMIGRRIERLQFLSGSLAAFLRGAGAFDQAGLEWLLELGNSSITYRSRYLAVAQLIPVLDLLLLDEQNPHAVLFQLKLVTRTLKRLNDDFGAPRETGLPQWVDRLARFDLGCLENSLFGEASVRAAIEGLADLLQEIADASGQVSDRLALRHFAHVDDVSQRTVSV; from the coding sequence ATGCCTGACCTGCTTGACCGCTACCCGCTCACGGCGGGCACTTACCACGAACTGCTCGACGACAGCGGCGCCGTGCGCCCGCACTGGCGACGGCTGTTCGATCAATTGCAACGCAGCACGCCAACGCAACTGGTGCAGCGTCAGGCGCTGCTGACCCGGCAGATCCAGGAAAACGGCGTGACCTATAACGTCTACGCCGACCCCAAGGGTGCAGACCGGCCGTGGGAACTGGACCTGCTGCCCCATGTGATTGCCGCCGATGAGTGGCAACAGTTATCGGTCGGGATCGCGCAACGGGCACGCTTGCTCAATGCTGTGCTGGCGGACCTGTACGGCCCTCAGCGCTTGATCGCCGAAGGCTTGCTGCCGGCTGAGCTGGTGTTTGGTCACAACAACTTCCTCTGGCCGTGTCAGGGCATTGCGCCGCCTGACGGGGCCTTTCTGCATCTGTATGCCGTGGATCTGGCGCGCACGCCTGACGGTCGCTGGTGGGTCACCGCGGATCGCACTCAAGCGCCATCCGGTGCCGGTTACGCCCTGGAAAACCGCACCATCGTGTCCCGTGCCTTCCCCGAGCTGTACCGCGACTTGAAGGTGCGGCACCTGGCTGGGTTCTTCCGCACCCTTCAGGAAACCCTTGCCCGTCAGGCCCCGAGCGACGACGAAGCGCCGCTGGTGGTACTGCTGACGCCGGGGCGTTTCAACGAAAGCTATTTCGAACACTTGTATCTGGCTCGCCAGCTCGGCTATCCATTGGTGGAAGGCGGCGACCTGACCGTGCGCAATGCCACGGTATACCTGAAGACCTTGAGCGGCCTGCGTCGGGTTCACGCGATCATGCGTCGGCTCGACGATGACTTCTGCGATCCGCTGGAGCTGCGCACCGACTCGGCCCTTGGCGTGCCGGGGCTGCTCGAAGCCGTGCGTCAGGGCCGGGTGCTGGTGGCCAACGCCCTCGGCAGCGGCGTGCTGGAGTCGCCGGGGTTGCTGGGCTTCCTGCCGAAGATCAATCAATACCTGTTCGGTGAAGAGCTGATCCTGCCGTCCATCGCGACCTGGTGGTGCGGTGAAGCGCCGGTGCTGGCGCAGGCCCTGGAAAAACTGCCAGAGCTGTTGATCAAACCGGCGTTTCCGTCGCAGAGCTTCGCCCCGGTGTTTGGTCGTGATTTGAGTGAAAAACAGCGCCAGGCCCTGGCCGAGCGCATGCAGGCACGGCCTTACGCCTATGTTGCGCAAGAATTGGCGCAATTGTCCCAGGCGCCGATCTGGCAGGCTGAAGGGGGGCAATTGCAACCGCGGGCCATCGGCATGCGCGTGTATGCGGTGGCCAGTCGGGAGGGTTATCGCGTGCTGCCCGGTGGCCTGACCCGGGTTGCCGCCGAGGCCGATGCCGAAGCGGTGTCGATGCAACGCGGTGGCGCAAGCAAGGACACTTGGGTGTTGGGCGATCGCCCGCCCAGCGGTGAACAATGGAGAGCCCAGCGCAACATTGGCGTTCACGATCTGGTGCGACGCGATCCGTATCTGCCATCGCGGGTGGTCGAGAACCTGTTCTGGTTCGGCCGTTACTGTGAGCGCTGCGATGACAGCGCGCGACTGCTGCGGATTATGTTGGCGCGCTATGTCGATGGCGATGACCCGCAAGCCCTGGAGGCGGCGGTCGATCTCGGTGAACGCCTGAATCTGTTGCCGGAGGAGGGCGAGTTGCCCGAGCGCTTGCTGGCGGCGCTGCTCGGCGATGATTGGCCGTTCAGCCTGCGCTCCAACCTGCAACGCTTGCAGTGGGCGGCGTCGCAAGTACGCGGCAAGCTTTCGCGAGAGAACTGGCAAGCACTGGTGGAATTGCAGCGCGAGGCCATGGAACTGGAAACTGAAGAGCCGGACTTCGGCGAGTTGCTGGATTTCCTCAACCGACTGGTGATGTCGCTGGCGGCGCTGTCCGGTTTTGCCCTGGACGACATGACCCGGGACGAAGGCTGGCGTTTCCTGATGATCGGACGACGGATCGAGCGGCTGCAATTTCTCAGCGGCAGTCTGGCGGCGTTTCTGCGCGGTGCCGGGGCCTTCGATCAGGCCGGGCTGGAGTGGCTGCTGGAGCTGGGCAACAGCAGCATCACCTACCGCTCGCGGTACCTGGCGGTGGCGCAATTGATCCCGGTGCTCGACCTGTTGTTGCTCGACGAGCAGAACCCTCACGCGGTGCTGTTCCAGTTGAAACTGGTGACCCGCACGTTGAAGCGCTTGAACGATGACTTTGGTGCACCGCGGGAAACCGGCCTGCCGCAGTGGGTGGATCGGCTGGCGCGCTTCGATCTGGGTTGCCTGGAAAACTCATTGTTTGGCGAGGCCAGTGTCCGCGCCGCCATAGAAGGGTTGGCCGATCTGTTGCAGGAGATCGCCGATGCCAGCGGACAGGTGTCGGATCGCCTGGCCTTGCGTCATTTCGCCCATGTCGATGATGTCAGCCAGCGCACGGTGTCCGTCTGA
- a CDS encoding transglutaminase family protein, which translates to MSIHVALHHVTHYRYDRAVELGPQIVRLRPAAHSRTRILSYALKVSPEQHFINWQQDPQGNYLARLVFPEKTDELRIEVDLLAEMAVFNPFDFFLEPYAEKIPFAYAADERKELAPYLETLPLTPKFKAYLEGIDRTPLPSVDFLVALNQRLSEDIGYLIRMEPGVQTPEHTLEHASGSCRDSAWLLVQLLRNLGLAARFVSGYLIQLTADVKSLDGPSGTEVDFTDLHAWCEVYLPGAGWIGLDATSGLFAGEGHIPLACSPDPSSAAPISGLVEPCECEFTHEMSVERIWEAPRVTKPYTEEQWLAIQALGRQIDADLLEGDVRLTMGGEPTFVSIDDPDGAEWNTAALGPDKRRLSAELFQRMRKHYAPKGLVHFGQGKWYPGEQLPRWSLNCYWRRDGVPIWHNSALIADEQEDYGADGELAGRFLASVAERLKIPTRFVFPAYEDNFYYLWREGALPQNVSAEDSRLEEPLERARLRKVFSQGLDKVIGQVLPLARTAKGDQWQSGRWYLREEHCRLVPGDSPLGYRLPLGSQPWVKAAEYPFIHPVDPNQDFPALPGSDQLQNHAQPQTADERAPKIDESADWLTRTAFCAEAREGRLYLFMPPLERVEDYLELVAVIEATAEELHCPVLLEGYEPPSDPRLSNFRITPDPGVIEVNVQPSATWDELVERTEFLYEEARQTRLTTEKFMIDGRHTGTGGGNHFVLGGATPADSPFLRRPDLLRSLISYWHNHPSLSYLFSGLFIGPTSQAPRVDEARNDSLYELEIAFAQMPKPGEECPPWLVDRLLRNLLIDVTGNTHRAEFCIDKLYSPDGATGRLGLLELRAFEMPPHARMSLAQQLLLRALVARFWREPYAPPKLARWGTELHDRFLLPHFIEQDFADVIVDLNAAGYPVRAEWFAAHLEFRFPKVGDYAVSGIELELRQALEPWHVLGEEGAAGGTVRYVDSSLERLQVKLSGLPPQRYLLTCNGIPVPLQPTGRVGEFVAGVRFRAWQPANCLQPTIPVHAPLVFDLLDTWMGRSLGGCQYHVAHPGGRNYDSLPVNANEAESRRMARFFRLGHTPGKLPIPNLEINDELPMTLDLRRF; encoded by the coding sequence GTGTCGATTCATGTCGCATTGCACCACGTCACGCATTACCGCTACGACCGTGCCGTCGAGCTCGGTCCGCAAATCGTTCGCCTGCGCCCGGCTGCCCATAGCCGCACGCGGATACTGTCCTATGCGCTGAAAGTCTCGCCCGAGCAGCATTTCATCAACTGGCAGCAGGATCCCCAGGGCAATTACCTGGCGCGGTTGGTGTTCCCGGAGAAAACCGATGAGCTGCGGATCGAGGTCGATTTGCTGGCGGAGATGGCGGTGTTCAATCCGTTCGACTTCTTCCTCGAGCCTTACGCCGAAAAGATCCCTTTCGCCTACGCGGCGGATGAGCGCAAAGAACTGGCGCCGTACCTGGAAACCTTGCCCCTGACGCCGAAATTCAAGGCCTATCTGGAGGGCATAGATCGCACGCCGCTACCAAGCGTGGATTTCCTGGTTGCGCTCAACCAGCGCCTCAGCGAAGACATCGGCTACCTGATTCGCATGGAGCCAGGCGTACAGACCCCGGAGCACACCCTCGAGCATGCCTCCGGTTCCTGCCGCGATTCGGCGTGGTTGCTGGTGCAGTTGCTGCGCAACCTCGGCCTGGCGGCGCGTTTCGTGTCCGGTTACCTGATTCAGTTGACCGCCGATGTCAAAAGCCTCGACGGCCCTTCGGGTACCGAAGTGGACTTCACTGACCTGCATGCCTGGTGCGAGGTCTATTTGCCCGGTGCCGGCTGGATCGGCCTGGACGCGACTTCAGGGCTGTTTGCCGGTGAAGGACACATTCCGTTGGCCTGTAGCCCTGATCCGTCCTCTGCGGCACCGATCAGTGGCTTGGTGGAACCGTGCGAGTGCGAATTCACCCACGAGATGTCGGTCGAGCGGATTTGGGAAGCGCCGCGGGTCACGAAGCCCTACACCGAAGAGCAATGGTTGGCGATTCAGGCCTTGGGCCGGCAGATCGATGCCGATCTGCTCGAAGGCGACGTGCGCCTGACCATGGGCGGCGAGCCGACTTTCGTTTCCATCGATGACCCGGACGGCGCCGAGTGGAATACCGCGGCGCTCGGGCCAGACAAACGGCGCCTTTCCGCCGAACTGTTCCAGCGCATGCGCAAGCATTACGCGCCCAAGGGCCTGGTGCATTTCGGTCAGGGCAAGTGGTACCCCGGCGAGCAACTGCCGCGCTGGTCGCTGAACTGCTACTGGCGACGCGATGGCGTGCCGATCTGGCACAACAGCGCGCTGATCGCCGATGAGCAGGAAGACTACGGCGCCGATGGCGAGTTGGCCGGGCGTTTTCTGGCGAGTGTCGCCGAACGCCTGAAAATTCCGACACGCTTTGTGTTCCCGGCCTACGAAGACAATTTCTATTACCTCTGGCGCGAAGGCGCTTTGCCGCAGAACGTCAGCGCCGAAGACTCACGCCTCGAAGAACCTTTGGAACGTGCGCGCCTGCGCAAAGTCTTCAGCCAGGGGCTGGACAAGGTAATCGGTCAGGTCCTGCCGCTGGCGCGCACCGCCAAGGGTGATCAGTGGCAGAGCGGTCGCTGGTATCTGCGGGAAGAACATTGCCGATTGGTGCCGGGGGATTCGCCGCTGGGGTATCGCTTGCCACTCGGTTCGCAGCCTTGGGTGAAGGCAGCGGAGTATCCGTTCATTCACCCAGTCGACCCGAATCAGGATTTCCCTGCGCTGCCGGGCTCCGACCAGCTACAGAATCACGCTCAACCGCAAACCGCCGACGAGCGTGCGCCAAAGATCGACGAGTCCGCCGACTGGCTGACCCGCACCGCTTTCTGCGCCGAAGCACGAGAAGGCCGGTTGTACCTGTTCATGCCGCCATTGGAACGGGTCGAGGACTATTTGGAACTGGTCGCCGTCATCGAAGCCACCGCCGAGGAATTGCATTGCCCGGTGTTGCTGGAAGGCTATGAACCGCCGAGCGATCCGCGCCTGAGCAACTTCCGCATTACTCCGGATCCGGGGGTGATCGAGGTCAACGTCCAGCCGTCCGCCACCTGGGATGAGTTGGTGGAGCGCACCGAGTTTCTTTACGAAGAGGCGCGCCAGACTCGACTGACCACCGAGAAATTCATGATCGACGGCCGGCACACCGGCACTGGTGGCGGCAACCATTTCGTATTGGGTGGCGCGACCCCGGCTGACTCACCGTTTCTGCGCCGTCCCGATCTGCTGCGCAGCCTGATCAGCTACTGGCATAACCATCCATCCTTGTCCTACCTGTTTTCCGGATTGTTCATCGGCCCGACGTCCCAGGCGCCACGGGTGGACGAAGCGCGCAACGATTCGCTGTATGAACTGGAAATCGCCTTCGCACAGATGCCGAAGCCAGGCGAGGAGTGTCCGCCATGGCTGGTGGATCGCTTGCTGCGCAATTTGCTGATCGACGTGACCGGCAACACCCATCGTGCCGAGTTCTGCATCGACAAACTCTATTCGCCGGACGGCGCCACCGGGCGCCTCGGGTTACTGGAACTGCGAGCCTTTGAAATGCCGCCCCATGCGCGCATGAGCCTGGCTCAGCAATTGTTGCTGCGGGCGCTGGTGGCACGGTTCTGGCGCGAGCCTTATGCACCGCCGAAACTGGCGCGCTGGGGTACAGAGCTGCACGACCGGTTCCTTTTGCCGCACTTTATCGAGCAGGATTTTGCTGACGTCATCGTCGACCTCAATGCCGCCGGTTATCCCGTGCGGGCCGAGTGGTTCGCGGCGCATCTGGAGTTTCGTTTCCCCAAGGTCGGCGACTATGCCGTCAGCGGCATCGAACTGGAGTTGCGGCAGGCGCTGGAGCCTTGGCATGTACTCGGAGAGGAAGGTGCGGCAGGTGGCACGGTGCGTTACGTGGATTCGTCGCTGGAGCGTTTGCAGGTCAAGCTTAGCGGCCTGCCGCCCCAGCGTTACTTACTGACGTGCAACGGCATTCCGGTGCCGTTGCAGCCCACAGGGCGGGTCGGTGAGTTCGTCGCCGGCGTTCGCTTTCGCGCCTGGCAACCGGCTAACTGCCTGCAACCGACCATCCCGGTCCACGCGCCGCTGGTGTTCGACTTGCTCGACACCTGGATGGGGCGTTCGCTGGGCGGCTGTCAGTACCACGTCGCCCACCCGGGTGGGCGCAACTACGACAGCCTGCCGGTGAACGCCAATGAGGCCGAGAGCCGGCGCATGGCGCGTTTCTTCCGTCTCGGACACACCCCAGGGAAACTTCCTATACCGAATCTGGAAATTAACGACGAGCTACCGATGACTCTCGATTTACGACGTTTCTAA